The window GCCGAAGCTTCATTTTCAAACACCGATGCCGTTACCAGTTCATTTTTCGGAGACTCTGTCTCCACAAAACTTTCACATCCACAGGAAAGACCTATAATTCCTATAGATATCGGGATTAAAATCCAGACTCCTATCGCCTGGATTATTTTCTTTTTCAATAGTATATATATTGTTTTCATTGTTTTTAATTTTATTATTAGACCTTAAAAAGTAAGTTGCATCCCTATTGTAAACCGCTGCAAAGGAGGCAATGAAAACCCTTGAGTTTCCGGATCCAGACCATTATAACCGGTAATGGTAAACAGGTTCTGTCCTTGCATATAAATCTTTACATTTTCGAAAGCTTTTCCCTGATATGGAAGATTATAGGATAGCGATACATTTTTTAGCCGAACAAAGGAGGTATCTCCATAAACATAATCGGTTCGTTGCGCATTGTAATATGCTATTCCTGCATCTGTATATGATTGGGTAAACCTTTGAACGTTGGTTTGTTCTCCAATATTCTGCCATCTATTCATTACATAAGCGGGCTGATTGTACATAAATCCGGGGGCAAAAAAATGAGTGTATTTAAAACCTGTTTGTTTTACAAACTGAAAGAATATGTCCACCTGCCAATTCTTAAAGGCTAAACTATTTTGAATGCCACCAAAAAACTCCTGCGTTAACTCATAAATCGAACGATAGTCATCCGGACTGCTTATTGCGCCATCGTTATTAACATCTTCAAATTCATACGCCCCGGTCTGCGGATTGACACCTGAGATATGTAATTTTCTCTGTAGTGACAAAGACCTGTTTAATTCATAAATATTGGCATAAACAGAACTTTCAAGATCAGGATATTCTAACAGTTTATTATCCGGAATGGAAAGGTTAACTGATGTACTCCAGTTAAGGTTATTTCTTTGAATATTGATGGTGTTGAGTTCAAATTCCCAACCAGAGTTCTCTACCAAAGCTGGTAAATTAGCCCTAATACTTGTAAACCCAGTACTTCCGGGAAGCGGGAGCCCTACCAGCTGGTTATCGGATCTATTTCTGTAGTAGGTGGTACCCAACAAGATCCGGTCGTTAAGAAAGCCCAGTTGTAAAGCAGCTTCCAGTTTTTTATTCTTTTCCCAGGCAAAGTCAGGATTAAACAAACGAGTTGGATACAAACCTACATTGCCCTGATACGGATAATCGGTTGTAGAATAGGTATCGAGATATTCATAGTCTCCAATCCGATCATTACCGGTAATACCATAACTTGCTCTTAGTTTCCCAAAACTTAAAAAAGGGAGGCTTTTTTCAATAAAAGGCTCATCTGAAAACAGCCATGCAACCCCGGCGGCTCCAAAGTTAGCAAACTGGTTTCCCGGGCCAAACCTGCTACTACCATCCCTCCTACCGGTTAGGTTTATTATGTATCTATCTTTAATACTGTAATTAATCCTGCCAAATATAGCATTGTATTTATACTGCGAATAATCAAACCTGACAATATTCACCTGAGAAGCAGCAGAAAGGTTTTCCAACAGGGCATCACTACTAAAGCCGGACGCTTCTGTAACCATCAAATCCCGGGTAGTTTCCTGAAATGTAGTCCCCAGCAGCACTTTCAATTTACTGTTTTTAAACTCTTTGCTGTACTCCAATTGAGGTTCTACTATCCAACTCTCCATAGTTGCCTTTCCGGCCTCTGTGGAAGCAACGGCAGAGGAAACAGGGTTTAAAGAACTTTGTGGAAACAATTGTAATTCATCTCGCCACATCGAGGTATATCCTATACTTGTTTTTACCTCCAATTCAGGCAATATCTTATAGCTAAGCAATGTATTGGCATTAAAATTTTTGGTATTGGCATTAAACTGCTGTTTAGTATATGTAAACGGATTGGTAAACTCTTCGTAAAATACCAGGTTGCCTTCTTGATCTATAAGCTCGGGAGTATTTGGCGGTAATAACATCGCATCTGATGAAATATCAGATTTGAACAAGTTGTTATCCTCTACGGAAAACATGGTAGCCAAAGAGACTTTAAATCTTTCATTATCAGACCTATGATTGATATTCGAATTTAAACTATAACGGTTATAGTCATGATCGCCGGGGAATACTGTTGTTTCCTTATAATACCCCCCTCGAACGGAGAATTGGGTCTGCCTGTTTCCCCCTGAAACTGATAATTGTGCATTGTTTGTATATGCGGTACTTCCAAAGACCTTGTCTTGCCAATCAATATTCCGATTAGTATTCCATACCAACAAATCCGGGGCGTTGAATTCTGTTGGCTCTACACCATCATTAGCAAAAGCCTCCCTTCTCATTTCAAGATACTCTGTGGTATTTAAAAGGTCTACCCAATTAGCTACCCGACCAATACCAGATTGAATATTAAGGTCGACTTTCGTTTTACCAACATTCCCTTTTTTGGTCGTAATCAATACGACCCCATTAGCTCCTCGTGATCCATAAATTGCAGTAGCATCCGCATCTTTTAATACTTCTATGCTTTTTATGTCTGACGGATTCATACTACTGAGCGGACTGGCTCCAGAAACAATATCCAATCCAATGGTAGAGAGTGTTTCTGAAATAAAAGGAACTCCATCAATAATATACAAGGGATCATTCCCACTGGAGATACTATTCTGTCCACGGATACGAACGGTAAACCCACCTCCGGGAACTCCTGAATTTTGTTGAATATACACCCCCGGCATTCTCCCCTGGAGCGCTCCCAAAACATTATTCACCGGTTGTTTTTCTATATCTGCAGCTTTCACACTACTAATACTCCCTGTCCGTTCTTTTTCTGAAACCGTATAATAACCGGCATTCACGGTTACCGCTCCCAAGTCTGTTACAGATGCATTAAGGGTAATATTCACCTCTATACGGTTGCCTACTGTTTCTTCAACGGTATCAAACCCTACAAAAGAAAAACTTAAAACATCGGTGGGATGGGCGCTAATTGTATAACTACCTTTAGTATTTGTAAAGGTTCCTGTTTGTGTACCGGAGATAAGTACATGCACCCCAGGAATCGGAATTCCGTCAGTATCGGTAACAATACCACTGACCCGATGTTGTTGGTTATATAAATTATTGGTTTGTCCAAAAGCGGAATATGTTAGCAACAAGAGCGTTACAAATAATGCTAGCAATAGCAGTATCCGTCCCTTGTTCAAAGTATTATTTTTCATAATTTTGAAAAGTTTTTTAATGAAACTTAGATTTTGTTAAGATCAGGCCTTCTGCGTTTTTCCCTTTACTACACCAGAGGGCCTTTACTTTTTTACCACCTGTATAAAACAGGTAATTCTTTATGTCTTTAATAACTAGTTTGTATCATAAACAATAGTGCATTTAATGGTTCTACTAAAAAGGATAGCGACCTGCAGTACGATTATTACCCAAGCCGACCACAGGTCTTGCTTCTCCCCTATCAACTAACTCAAATGTTATATGTCTTGTTCATTTTTGTCTTGAAACAAAAACGAACCAAAAAATTCAAGACTGTCTTAAGGAAATTGCTATCGCATCATTCTCTCTTCCACGCACCGGCTGGCTCATTCGCTAAAACAGTTTACTAAACTGTTTTTTAACGCTCCGCCCCATGCTTTGTTAGCCTTGCTAACGCACTTACGCTCTTCCGTTCAATATTTCTGAAAGACAGCCATATAGTCTTCCTTTAAAATTTCCCAAAACAATTCAAATCGGCGTCTTTGCGTGCCTTGCTATGGCAAGGGGTGGCAATCTCATAGGGCTTAAAACTTACCTTGCAAAACCTCTTCGAGTCCTAGCAAAGCCTGGAAGCAACCCTACTGTGCGTCCCTCCGTCGGCTGGCTCCATCGCTAAAAGGTACACTGTACCTTTTTATTACACTCCAATCAACAGTTCATGACGGTTTAAATTGACAATGAACAATACCTTCAATAAATCTCTAAATTTTTCTCATGGCCGGATACCATGATTATGTGTAGTCAGAATTACAGGAGATATACCATTTCTAAAAAGAATTGATATATAATTTCTAAGTACCGGTTACAGCATTAAAAATGCTGTAATAAGATTCCTGCAAAAGCAGGAATATGTCTAACGTGACTCCTGTAACAAATAACCAAAAAGCCAAGGCGGCTAATTCGGCCTAAATGGGACATTTTGGTTTTTTGGCAAACAAGATATAATAAGCTGTAAACGCAGTGTTGTACTGTGCTTTAGCTATTGCACCCTGATTGCGGTGTTTTGGTTGGTGTTTCATCCTATCCTTTTTTAATTCTCCTATAGCCATTAGACCATAAGGAACGTTATAATCCACGAATCTTAAATGAAAACTGAAACCATTGCTAAGATATGTTGAAAAACACCAAATGTATAAAAACAGTAGGGCGTGGAAACTCAACCTATCTGACAAGCGGTACTGGTAAGAACCGTGTAACGATAAGTGAGCCCACGCCCGGGTCGTGAGCCATTTACACTTATTGTCCCGTTACATTAAATTACCAGTTTTCTGTCAGAGACTCTAAGCGAATAGCTTCTAATATTTTTCTATTTGAAGTATCGCAAATATATTTCTAAAATCAAATATAAGCAATTATTTATTAAGCGACAAAATTTCATTTCTAACTATTTTTTATCGTCTTATCTATTTGTCAATTTGAAAAGTGATGAGATATAAGAATGAAAAAATACTGTCAATCATTGGTAAACGAATCCGGGATCAAAGAAAAATTAAAGAATTAGAGATAGAAGATGTAGCGGAAATGACGGGGTTTACATACAATACAATTTCCAATATAGAGAATGGATCTGAAACATATTTCTCTTATTTTGTGGAAGTTTGCTTAGCTATTGACATCCATCCTAAAGAGATGTTAGATTTTGATATCCAAGTAAAACCTAGACGCAAACTTTCTCCCCAAAGGAGAGAAAAATCTAGATTAACATATAGAATTAAAGGATATATTGAAAATGGCTACTTTCAAACATTAAGAACAACAAAAGATGTAGTCATAAAGCTTAAAGAGGAATATGATTTCGATGCAGCTTCAAAAGATGTTTCATCAATTCTTAGAAGACACTTAAAGGCTGTAAAAAAAGGAAACAGAAATTTCTACAAAGAAAAATAGTTAAAAGAACATTCATTTCAATTCATGTCACCCTAAACGGTTGGCATTTTTTGTTTATATCCTACGTCCTTTACTTCCCTTATATATTACCATGGTTACCATTATTAATGAATAATCCATATAAATAACACGCTATAAATACACTATAAAATCGGTATATATACATAATAAGTATGGTGCAAATAAGTTTTTAACCCGCCCTAAAGTAACTATACATGTTACTTAGTAAACAGATTGAGGTTTTCCGTAATGTGAGTTGGAGTTTATTTGGTTTCTTCGGGGAAAGGAGAAAAATGCCATGGAGATCCGGGAGGTTTTGGTTTATATTTATAAATCATAAAATTGTAAACCACTATAAAAGTGTTGTTATCCTGCAACTTTAAGGGATAAAAATATATTTTGGTAATCATATAGTGAGTTAGCAACAACCTAAAAACAACACCAAAAATTTAAATGGGTAGAGTAAAAATTTACGGAAATCTGATATTAAGCTATGAATATGAACCCTATCGAGAAATTTACTGGACCAATCTCTCAAAGTATATTGTTGAAAAATATGGTAAGATCGAATTTACTGAACACCTTGTAGTTGAAGCGATACTCCTTGATTGCTTTCAATTTCTTGTGGATGAATTCAAAAGTTTGATATCTGAAGAATCAACAACCTCATTTTTCAATTACGTTTTTTACCTTCACGAACAGTCGTTGGAATTCTTGGTGAAAACAAGAGGTGGTTTAGCCTTTGGGAAAATTGACGAGAATGATTTTTCGAGATATAGAAGAATTCTTAAACTAATTTTAGAACAGGGTTGTGATATTGATTTACGATGGGGGAAATTTCCAACAAGTGAAGAAGTATTTAGGATGGATGATAAAATCCAGAGGTTATTTTACCTTGGAACTTGGTTCTACACATTTGCTGATTATATAGCTTTTCATAAAATGATTCCTAATGCTAAAAAAATAAATTTTGACAATGACGGATTTATAGGGATCCATTGGCAAAAACATTACGGGAGTTCATATAATGAACTGTTTCCAAAACTCAATACTGACTATGCAAATGGTGTTTTTGATGAGAATGCTGTTCACGAATTAATGGAAGCCATTAATGAGTGTTTTGAAATAGACTATGATTATGCGGGAGGCTTGATTTTTGAAATAAAAAAACATTTTAGTTCTTCACCTTTTCAAACTATTGAACCCTACGTTCTACCAAAAAATTTATCTAATCAATTCAACATAAGTGAAGAATCTGCTAAACAGTTTTACAATGGTCTTTCGATTTCAAAAGAGAATAAGCAACCTATAGAAGATGTGATTTATAAACCCTATTCAACAGAACGTTATATGTATCGACCAATACTAATTTATCAAATAGATGGAGAGAGTCGTGCGTTAGTTGGAAAGGAGAAATTTGCTGAGAGTATTTATGTTTTATCTACAAATGCAATAAGTTGGAATACCATACCACTAGAATGGAGACAAAATAAATACATGTTTAAATATATGAGCCAAAAAGGTAATGAACATGATAGTATTTTAGAAGACGAAGTAGAGGAAATTCTAAAAAATAGAGGTTTACGCTATGTAAGAAACATCAAATCATTTAAAAGACCTGGAGAGAACAATATTAACATTGATAACAAGGTTGCTGGAGAAATTGATTTTATAGTAATAGACAATTCGAGTAATAAGATAATAGTTGCAGATTCAAAATACAACAAAGCAAAATATGAAGCAGTAGGTTTTAGAACGGATAACACAAACTTCATCACAAAATATGAACCGAAATTAAAGAAAAAGATTGATTGGGTTTCAAATAATAAAATAATCGTTCAGGAACATTTTAAAATCATTTATCAAATTGATGACTTGGATATATCCAATTACGAAGTAATTGGTTTATTCTTTATTAATACACCAACATTTTATATGCTTAATGGATCATACAAGGCCATTACATTAAATCAATTAGACAATTTTCTATCAGAAGATTATGAAGAAATTGCTGTTCATCATATGGATGAGGAAGGGAATGAATTAATAATAAAACACCCTTATTTTAACTGAAAAAGTAGTTGCTAACAATGATCATTGTTGCACAGCCCTCGTATTATACAAAAACAAGACACATAAGAGCCTTTTTTTAGGACTTTTATTTTGTGATGAAATTAAGCTGAGGTTTTCCGTAAGGTGATTTGAGTTTTAATGATTTGTTTTTGGGAATGAGGGGAATTACCCGTGGGAGATTGGGAAAGTTTTGATTTATATTTATGAACCATAAAATTGTAATTGGGAACAAAAGGTACTGATATCCGGAAAATAATATTGTTAACTTGTTATATTTGGAATGATATAACAAGTTAGGTGCAATTAGAAAAGAATAAAACATGGCAAATAAAACAGGAAATTATTGTGCATTTTACGTGACACACATTGGGTCAGACTCAAACCTAGCAGCTCATGCTGTAAAGGACTTTGTTTATTACAATATGCTAAGAGCTTGGAAAGGAAAAGATTCGACATTTCCATTTATTGACTCGCACAACAAGAATTATAATGTTAGAGATAGCAGTGATTGGGAGAAAACACTTAAACCTAGACTCAGAGATAGAATCAATAAGTCTAAGAACCTAATTTTCTTTTTGAGTAAAGACACAAAAAATTCAAGAGCAGTAAGAGAAGAAATTAATCACGCTATAAATGTCAATGCATTACCTGTGATTGTGGTCTATACAGACTACAAAGAAAAAAGTGATCTAATCAATTGTACTTCCAAAACACTCAAAAAAAAGATAACCGATATGTGGGGACAGGTTCCGATGTTCAAGAACTCTAAAGACGCAGTTCCAGTTCTGCATATTCCGTACAAAAAAGAATTAATTCGGGCTGCTTTAAGCGACCCAGATTTTCGCTATTCGACAAAGACTAAACCAAGCGACTATTTTTTTCCATGTTAGAAAAATCAGATGAAATACTTCTTTAACTCAATACTCAGCAAGGCATATTGGCGATATATTTTTTCCATTGATGGAATCAAATCAATACTAGCTATTTATGGCTTTATTTGGTTGATAATAGAATCTCTTGATTTTTTTAACGTATACACAAGAGACCAATATGCCAATTATGCTTTCTTCATTTTTATTGTCATTGCCACTTTAATTTCAATTTTGCTGAAAAGGCCAATAAAGTCAATTTTAATTCCACTAAAGGGACATGACTTTAACCTTGAAGTTCGTATTGCAGATTTATTTGATGTGAGTGGCGCAGCCGTAATCAGTTCAAATACCGTATTCGAGGCAGATGTTGCTAGCGGGAAAATATCAGTCAATAGTCTCCAAGGTCAATTTACTGCAAAATATTTCACCGGTAATCAAAACAAACTTATCGAAGATATAAATGAAGAACTGAAAGAAATTGACGTAGATGCTCCTTATCCCATGGGAACTACAATACCAATACATACTCATGGGAAGACATTTTATTTTACAGCTATGGCTGTTCTTGGTGAAAACGGAAACGCTTCCTCAACAGTGACAGATATAAAAAATGCATTAGACGGTTTATGGAAATATGTTAGAAATAGTGGTGAACTACAAGAACTTGCCGTTCCAGTTATTGGAACTGGAAGGGGAAGAATCAAAATGACAAGAAAAAAAATGATAGCACTAATTGCAGAATCATTTGTCAAAGAGTCGATTAACAACAAGTTCACAGAAAAATTAATTATCACAGTTAGACCTGAAGACGCGGATAACTTTGGAATTAACCTTTATGATATTAAAGACCATTTAAATCACGTATTAAAATAAAAAAAGCACCTAGTCGAGTAGGTAAAGGGGAGTCTCACCCCCTAGACCTCTCTCAGAACCGTAGGTACGGCAGTTTAAATTGATATTACGCTTTCAAGGATATTCACATACCCATAAGCGTTATTACTCTTAAATTTGGATTTATGTATAGATAATTACGGATTACTGCATTGTTTATTTAGCAAATTTCTATTATTTTCGGGAAGTATGTATAGATTATTATTTGCAATTACTATATCAGAATTATTCTAGTGTTTCATAATAAACAAAGGGTATAGACCAAGAAACTATAAAGATATATAGACGCAAATTGCGTTTATACAAACGTTGCCAGCAAGCTGAAAAAAAATGACGACAGTAGAATCAATCACATATTTAAATAAAATTTTTAAAGCTAAAAAATGGACTGACAGAGACATTGATGAATATGTATTCGATAATTTCTGCAACCTTCTTGACAACTTGAATGATAGTGAAAGAGAATTAATAATTGAGCTAGTTGAAAGATATCAATGGATTACGTCATTGGAATACCAAGAAAAAATTCTCTCGACTTTGGAAAGTATTGAGAATGAAAAAGTGGAAAAAATAAAAACAGCTTACTTATTTCCAATAATTAAACTTGAAGATGAGGGAAAGGTTAAGAGTGGTACATTTTTGATGTATCAAATAAAAGCGTTTAAAAAATTTCTAAAAAAACATTCTAAAGTTGAATTCAGATACATAACAAAATTTGAATACTTGACCGATGCACAATTTGAATTAAAAGATAATGAAACACTTTACCTAATAGATGATTACATAGGCTCCGGTGAAACTTTAAATGCATGTTTAACTGAATTAAGGAAAAATAAAAATATTAGTAATGACAAGTTAAATATAGTTACTATAGCAATACAACAAGAGACATCTGACTTGATTAGCGAAGAGGGAATTTCTATTTATACTGATTATTTTTCTCCAAAAGGACTTACCGATTTTAATGACTCGCCTGTTCGTGAAGAAAAAATTGCATTAATGCTAGAAATCGAAAAGTTAATTCCAGGCGGTAGTCACTTTAGTTTAGGTTATAATGAGTGCGAAGCTTTGATAACTCTTGCCAGAACACCAGATAATACTTTTCCAATATTTTGGAAGAAACACAGAATTGGAAAAAAATATTTTGACGCACCTTTTTCAAGAGAAGAAACATTTGAGATATGACAAAAAGAAAAGAAACATTAATACTCAATATGATTGAGAATTCAGGCAATATTCGAAGACTACTGAGAGAAGATATATCTTATAGAGAAATAACAGAAATAACGAATAAACTGGTTGAAGTAGAACTAATTAAATATGATAATAAGCGAATATTATTAACCCACAAAGGCAAACAAGTTTTAGCTAAAAACAATCATCTAATAAAAGAAACAAATAAAGAAAATTGGATAAAACCAGAAAACGAAAGTAGAGTAAAAAAATACGAGAGAAATTTTATATATTTACCTAACCAAACGGAGCTTGATTTTTAAAAGAAATGGCTGGTGAAGTCACCTGTCCAAATAGTGAACCTTCTTTCAAGCTAGCGAATTTTGAAAAGGCAAAATCGGAGATATTTCCCTTTCCAAAATTCTTATTCCGAACGGGGGCTCTGAGTAGTCCCCTGTTCTTAAGGACAAAATTTCCACAATGAAATATGACCAACCAACAATTATACGCAAAAAAATTTACTGAAAAAGCAATTGAGAATGGCTTTTCATCCGATTATATAGAAAAGTGTTTGTCATATGCTAGTCCTCTTTTAGAGAACAACCTTCCTGTAGTTTATAATATTAATCACTTAAGTGGTTTAGTTGGCTATAATGTTTCCTATTTAAAACGTGCAGTAAAGTTTCCAAAATACTTCTATCGTGAGTTCGAAATCGAAAAGAGTAATGGAAAGAAAAGAAAGTTACACGAACCTTTACCAAGTCTTAAAGAAATTCAATTATGGATTTTAGACGAAATACTTTATAAACTTAAAGTTAGTAGATATGCCAAAGCATATGTGCCTAAAAGGAGTATTAAGGAACATACAATATACCATACAGATGAACCTTTTGTACTTACTTTAGACATAAAAAATTTCTTTAATTCCATACAATTTGATTCTGTAGAATCACTTTTCAAAAAAATTGGGTACTCGGAAAAAATGGCAAATTTATTCACAAAACTTTGTTTTAGAGATGACGAACTACCCCAAGGTGCACCTACAAGCCCATACA of the Zhouia spongiae genome contains:
- a CDS encoding SusC/RagA family TonB-linked outer membrane protein; the protein is MKNNTLNKGRILLLLALFVTLLLLTYSAFGQTNNLYNQQHRVSGIVTDTDGIPIPGVHVLISGTQTGTFTNTKGSYTISAHPTDVLSFSFVGFDTVEETVGNRIEVNITLNASVTDLGAVTVNAGYYTVSEKERTGSISSVKAADIEKQPVNNVLGALQGRMPGVYIQQNSGVPGGGFTVRIRGQNSISSGNDPLYIIDGVPFISETLSTIGLDIVSGASPLSSMNPSDIKSIEVLKDADATAIYGSRGANGVVLITTKKGNVGKTKVDLNIQSGIGRVANWVDLLNTTEYLEMRREAFANDGVEPTEFNAPDLLVWNTNRNIDWQDKVFGSTAYTNNAQLSVSGGNRQTQFSVRGGYYKETTVFPGDHDYNRYSLNSNINHRSDNERFKVSLATMFSVEDNNLFKSDISSDAMLLPPNTPELIDQEGNLVFYEEFTNPFTYTKQQFNANTKNFNANTLLSYKILPELEVKTSIGYTSMWRDELQLFPQSSLNPVSSAVASTEAGKATMESWIVEPQLEYSKEFKNSKLKVLLGTTFQETTRDLMVTEASGFSSDALLENLSAASQVNIVRFDYSQYKYNAIFGRINYSIKDRYIINLTGRRDGSSRFGPGNQFANFGAAGVAWLFSDEPFIEKSLPFLSFGKLRASYGITGNDRIGDYEYLDTYSTTDYPYQGNVGLYPTRLFNPDFAWEKNKKLEAALQLGFLNDRILLGTTYYRNRSDNQLVGLPLPGSTGFTSIRANLPALVENSGWEFELNTINIQRNNLNWSTSVNLSIPDNKLLEYPDLESSVYANIYELNRSLSLQRKLHISGVNPQTGAYEFEDVNNDGAISSPDDYRSIYELTQEFFGGIQNSLAFKNWQVDIFFQFVKQTGFKYTHFFAPGFMYNQPAYVMNRWQNIGEQTNVQRFTQSYTDAGIAYYNAQRTDYVYGDTSFVRLKNVSLSYNLPYQGKAFENVKIYMQGQNLFTITGYNGLDPETQGFSLPPLQRFTIGMQLTF
- a CDS encoding helix-turn-helix domain-containing protein — translated: MRYKNEKILSIIGKRIRDQRKIKELEIEDVAEMTGFTYNTISNIENGSETYFSYFVEVCLAIDIHPKEMLDFDIQVKPRRKLSPQRREKSRLTYRIKGYIENGYFQTLRTTKDVVIKLKEEYDFDAASKDVSSILRRHLKAVKKGNRNFYKEK
- a CDS encoding TIR domain-containing protein yields the protein MANKTGNYCAFYVTHIGSDSNLAAHAVKDFVYYNMLRAWKGKDSTFPFIDSHNKNYNVRDSSDWEKTLKPRLRDRINKSKNLIFFLSKDTKNSRAVREEINHAINVNALPVIVVYTDYKEKSDLINCTSKTLKKKITDMWGQVPMFKNSKDAVPVLHIPYKKELIRAALSDPDFRYSTKTKPSDYFFPC
- a CDS encoding macro domain-containing protein; amino-acid sequence: MKYFFNSILSKAYWRYIFSIDGIKSILAIYGFIWLIIESLDFFNVYTRDQYANYAFFIFIVIATLISILLKRPIKSILIPLKGHDFNLEVRIADLFDVSGAAVISSNTVFEADVASGKISVNSLQGQFTAKYFTGNQNKLIEDINEELKEIDVDAPYPMGTTIPIHTHGKTFYFTAMAVLGENGNASSTVTDIKNALDGLWKYVRNSGELQELAVPVIGTGRGRIKMTRKKMIALIAESFVKESINNKFTEKLIITVRPEDADNFGINLYDIKDHLNHVLK
- a CDS encoding phosphoribosyltransferase-like protein, whose protein sequence is MTTVESITYLNKIFKAKKWTDRDIDEYVFDNFCNLLDNLNDSERELIIELVERYQWITSLEYQEKILSTLESIENEKVEKIKTAYLFPIIKLEDEGKVKSGTFLMYQIKAFKKFLKKHSKVEFRYITKFEYLTDAQFELKDNETLYLIDDYIGSGETLNACLTELRKNKNISNDKLNIVTIAIQQETSDLISEEGISIYTDYFSPKGLTDFNDSPVREEKIALMLEIEKLIPGGSHFSLGYNECEALITLARTPDNTFPIFWKKHRIGKKYFDAPFSREETFEI
- a CDS encoding reverse transcriptase domain-containing protein yields the protein MTNQQLYAKKFTEKAIENGFSSDYIEKCLSYASPLLENNLPVVYNINHLSGLVGYNVSYLKRAVKFPKYFYREFEIEKSNGKKRKLHEPLPSLKEIQLWILDEILYKLKVSRYAKAYVPKRSIKEHTIYHTDEPFVLTLDIKNFFNSIQFDSVESLFKKIGYSEKMANLFTKLCFRDDELPQGAPTSPYISNLILKDFDFAVSKYCMEHNIKYTRYADDLAFSGDLNAEEIEKLIKDELSKIGMELNDEKRKLMKPNQPQLISGIIVNKKAQLPKKIRNSLRNEMYYIKKFGLPSHLERTNQKKPNYLKHLMGRINYILQINPRDKEFIEYRKHLHELK